A window of Triplophysa rosa unplaced genomic scaffold, Trosa_1v2 scaffold253_ERROPOS117417, whole genome shotgun sequence contains these coding sequences:
- the LOC130550190 gene encoding LOW QUALITY PROTEIN: extracellular calcium-sensing receptor-like (The sequence of the model RefSeq protein was modified relative to this genomic sequence to represent the inferred CDS: substituted 1 base at 1 genomic stop codon) codes for MGMAKRTVSLLLLLLYGACVTAQVCRMLSHPVLPLFSNERDINIGAVFSLHGSVVLKIYPFTSKPEPTKCISLNLREFKFAQTLIFAIEEINNSTQLLPGVTLGYKIYDACGSVSQTVLSSMALMNGYEETLHDESCTKPPFVHAIVGESSSSPTIGMASLVGPFSIPVISHFATCACMSDRKRFPSFFRTIPSDYYQSKALAQLVKHFGWTWVGTVRSRNDYGNNGIAAFEKMAEQERICIEYSEAIFRTDSQEQLLKTLEVIKKATARVVVAFISSADFIPILKLIAQENITGLQWVGSESWITSRVIADKKEFSFLTGAVGFAVVNTNINGLREFLVAVHPDQEPKNELLLEFWETVFQCSLRNTGSGTRVXTGSEHLTELQNEYTDVSELRIANKVYTAVYAIAHALHNLINDVKSATNISKGDLPTPLKVLEYIRDVNFTVKTGENIFFDASGDPVAKYDLVNWQPAEDGSLQFKLVGVYDSSLPSETLLQVDQENMVWAENSNQVLVSVCSESCPPGTRKAVQKGRPVCCYDCIPCADGEISNETDSSDCFPCDLEYWSNENRNRCVLKVIEFLSYTEIMGIVLSICSVIGALLSKMVSFVFYLKKETPIVRANNSELSFLLLFSLALCFLCSLTFIGRPTEWSCMLRHTAFGITFVLCISCVLGKTIVVLMAFKATLPGSNVMKWFGPVQQRLSVVSLTLIQVIICVLWLTISPPFPHNNMNYYREKIILECHVGSDVGFWAVLGYIGLLSILCFVLAFLARKLPDNFNEAKFITFSMLIFCAVWITFIPAYISSPGKFTVAMEIFAILASSFGLLFCIFAPKCYIILLKPEQNTKKNMIGKT; via the exons ATGGGAATGGCAAAGAGGACAGTGTCACTTCTGCTTCTGCTGTTATATGGAGCTTGTGTCACAGCTCAAGTCTGCAGAATGCTGAGCCATCCAGTTCTGCCGCTATTTTCTAATGAAAGAGACATCAACATTGGGGCAGTTTTCTCACTCCACGGAAGTGTTGTGTTAAAGATATATCCTTTCACTTCCAAACCAGAACCAACAAAATGCATCAG cTTAAACTTGCGTGAGTTTAAATTTGCTCAGACTCTGATTTTTGCCATTGAGGAGATTAACAACAGCACACAACTGTTGCCTGGTGTCACTTTGGGCTATAAAATATATGATGCCTGTGGCTCTGTATCTCAGACTGTCTTATCAAGCATGGCTTTAATGAATGGCTATGAAGAGACTTTGCATGATGAGTCCTGTACTAAACCACCATTTGTTCATGCCATTGTAGGAGAATCAAGCTCTTCTCCCACTATTGGTATGGCCTCTTTAGTAGGCCCATTCAGCATCCCTGTT ATCAGTCATTTTGCCACATGTGCATGCATGAGTGACAGAAAAAGATTCCCATCCTTCTTCAGAACAATACCCAGTGATTATTACCAAAGCAAAGCACTGGCTCAGCTTGTCAAACACTTCGGCTGGACTTGGGTTGGAACGGTGAGGAGTCGCAACGACTATGGTAACAATGGAATTGCAGCATTTGAAAAGATGGCAGAACAAGAGCGAATTTGTATTGAATACTCAGAGGCCATATTTAGAACTGATTCACAAGAGCAGCTCCTAAAGACACTGGAAGTGATTAAAAAAGCAACAGCCAGGGTGGTGGTGGCTTTTATCTCATCTGCAGATTTTATTCCCATCCTGAAATTAATAGCACAAGAGAACATCACTGGGCTGCAGTGGGTCGGCAGTGAATCCTGGATCACTTCTCGAGTTATAGCCGACAAAAAAGAATTCAGTTTTCTCACAGGAGCTGTGGGCTTCGCTGTAGTGAACACCAACATCAATGGCCTACGGGAGTTTCTAGTAGCTGTGCACCCTGATCAAGAACCAAAAAATGAACTTTTGTTGGAATTTTGGGAAACTGTTTTTCAGTGCTCTTTGAGAAACACAGGCAGTGGAACACGTGTCTGAACTGGCTCAGAACACTTAACAGAACtacaaaatgaatatactgATGTATCAGAACTGCGCATAGCAAATAAAGTGTACACAGCAGTGTATGCTATCGCACATGCACtacataatttaataaatgatgtcaAATCTGCCACCAACATCAGCAAAGGAGATCTGCCAACACCACTGAAG GTGTTGGAGTATATTAGAGATGTAAATTTCACTGTCAAAACTGGTGAGAACATCTTTTTTGATGCGAGTGGTGATCCAGTGGCAAAATATGATCTGGTGAACTGGCAGCCTGCTGAAGATGGAAGTCTGCAGTTTAAACTTGTTGGTGTGTATGACAGCTCACTGCCTTCAGAGACACTCCTTCAAGTTGATCAAGAAAACATGGTATGGGCTGAAAACAGCAACCAG GTGCTTGTGTCTGTGTGCAGTGAGAGTTGTCCTCCAGGCACTAGGAAGGCTGTACAGAAAGGAAGACCTGTCTGCTGTTATGACTGTATTCCATGTGCAGATGGAGAAATCAGTAATGAGACAG ATTCTAGTGACTGCTTTCCTTGTGATTTGGAGTATTGGTCCaatgaaaacagaaacagaTGTGTATTAAAAGTTATTGAATTCCTTTCCTATACAGAAATCATGGGGATTGTGCTTTCTATTTGTTCTGTCATTGGAGCATTATTAAGTAAAATggtatcttttgtgttttatcttaAAAAAGAAACACCTATCGTGAGAGCCAACAACTCAGAGCTGAGCTTCCTGCTGCTCTTTTCATTGgctctgtgttttctctgttcacTTACTTTCATTGGTCGCCCCACTGAGTGGTCCTGTATGTTACGTCACACAGCGTTTGGGATCACTTTTGTCCTCTGTATCTCCTGTGTTCTGGGAAAAACAATAGTTGTGCTAATGGCCTTTAAGGCCACACTTCCAGGAAGTAATGTCATGAAATGGTTTGGGCCTGTACAACAGAGACTCAGTGTTGTTTCTCTAACTTTAATACAGGTCATAATTTGTGTGCTTTGGTTAACAATATCTCCTCCTTTCCCACATAACAACATGAACTATTACAGAGAAAAGATCATCCTAGAATGTCATGTAGGTTCTGATGTTGGTTTCTGGGCTGTTCTTGGTTATATTGGTCTGTTATCaatcttgtgttttgttttagcctTTCTGGCTCGGAAGCTGCCTGATAACTTCAATGAGGCTAAATTCATCACATTCAGTATGCTCATATTCTGTGCTGTGTGGATCACATTTATACCAGCTTACATCAGTTCTCCTGGAAAATTTACTGTAGCCATGGAGATATTTGCTATTTTAGCTTCGAGCTttggtttgttattttgtatatttgccCCCAAATGTTACATAATTTTGTTAAAACCAGAgcaaaatacaaagaaaaatatgattggaaaaacatga